The Rhodococcus opacus B4 genome includes the window AGATTGGATCGATGACCGACAAGCTGAAGCTCTTCTCACAGGAGTGGTGTGACGCAGCACTCGACGCGGTCAATGCCAACGATGCGGTGTACGAGGGTTTCAAGGATCCTGACACGTTCACCAACAAGTTGGAATTCGGCGTCATCGGCCGGGACGATGTCGCCTGCCATCTCGAATTCAAAGAGGGCAAGGTCGTCTCGTTTACGCCGCGGACGTTCGACGAGAGTGAGCTGTGGCTGATCATCAACGGCAGCCTCGAGACCTGGCAGGCCGCCGCCGCGGGTAAGGAAGAAGGCGGAAAGCTGCTGATGAAGGGGCAGATCAAGTTCGCCAAGGGCCCGATGTCCGCGGCGATCGAGAACGCGGGAGCACTCAACAACTTCCTGCTTACCTGGGGTCAGGTCCCCACCGACTGGGACGTCTGATCCCACGAAACTCTCGCACGGGGCACGCGCCCGACCCCTCATCCGGGTGAGTCGTCCGTGCAGGACCGCACGAAACGCCGTCACCCTGTCTGAAAGGCCCACTCCATGACTACTGTTGAATCCGGCGCGTACCCCGTCAGTTTGTTCGATGGTGAGGACGCGAATGGCGTCGCCAACATCGTCGGGATGTTGCTCGGGCAGAACCTCGAGAACTTTCCGTCGCGAATCAAGTTCGCACGCAAGATCGCTCGACCGGTCTCCATTATCAGCACGGACACCGACAGCGCCTGCACAATCGTGTTCGGCACCGACGAGGCGGTCGTCTACAACGACGTCGTCGGGAAACCAGCCGTGACCGTCATCGCCACCGTCGATCAGATCCTGGATGTGTCACAGTTGCCGATGAAGGCCGGCGGGCTGATCCCGGTGGGTTTCTTCACCGGCCGGGGCATGACGGTGCTCGGGGAAATCGTGAAGCACAAGCTGGTCGTGAAGGGTCTACTCACCCACACCGTGACCGCGCTGCGCACCATCGCGTTGGTCTCGGTGATCGAACCATGACCTCGCTCTCGGGCCGCAGCCGCCCGGCCAGTCACGCCTCCGAGGACCCGGCGATGCAGTTCGAATTGCCCTATGCGGACGACGACGTCGTGCAGGGCGGGGAACCGCCTCGGGCGTCGAAGGCCACGAACATCGCCAGGGGGTTGCTCCTGCTCGCCCTGATCCCGGTCTCGGTGTTCTACCTGGGCCCGCGGATCTACAACCTGACCGCCACCCCCTACCGCCTGGACCAGGCGGTGGTTTCCGCCGGGAACTACAACCCGGCGCTGGACAAGATCGTCGAGCACGAGAAGGTGACCCTGTCCGCGTTCGCGTCGCTGGAGAAGATGAAGACCGCGCTCGCGAGTGTTCTCGTCACCGATGCGACCGTCACCGCCGAGCTCCATACCTTGACCGGTCAGATCAGCGGCGATGTGCAGGCGACGCTCGATCAGGCCGGCGCGAACGTGACCGACCTCATTGCCTCCCTCGACACTCTGACCACGCACATCAACTCGTTGCAGCCTCCCGTCGACGGCGCCACCGCGGCCCTCGCGGCCGACAGCGCCACGTTGGGGGTCATCCTCGACGACGCCCGTTCGACGGCGGCGAAGGTGCACAACGCCC containing:
- a CDS encoding SCP2 sterol-binding domain-containing protein produces the protein MTDKLKLFSQEWCDAALDAVNANDAVYEGFKDPDTFTNKLEFGVIGRDDVACHLEFKEGKVVSFTPRTFDESELWLIINGSLETWQAAAAGKEEGGKLLMKGQIKFAKGPMSAAIENAGALNNFLLTWGQVPTDWDV